A stretch of the Hippocampus zosterae strain Florida chromosome 16, ASM2543408v3, whole genome shotgun sequence genome encodes the following:
- the si:ch211-215c18.3 gene encoding uncharacterized protein si:ch211-215c18.3: MVHCKQMAPYLVTTTCLLFSRIIITQQTHMSSFHTFLFPPHGPQMFPCLTYLERNVRVDCEFPDSNEIPGPYCEYRQDSRLVGSTYPNTVIYVSMEDRRRSNVSLFAPNLCRLTWAPMGDEKPYTYTCRVYQGTSWKENSMAVHHRNLPICSAISVMFESAPWFLSAVLLQFLWQWVF; the protein is encoded by the exons ATGGTTCACTGCAAACAAATGGCTCCTTATCTGGTCACCACAACATGCCTTCTCTTTTCCAGGATCATAATAACACAGCAAACCCACA TGAGTTCCTTCCACACATTTCTTTTCCCTCCACATGGGCCTCAGATGTTTCCATGCCTGACTTACTTGGAGAGGAACGTCAGGGTGGACTGTGAGTTTCCAGACTCCAACGAGATCCCGGGCCCCTACTGCGAGTATCGTCAGGATAGCAGGCTGGTGGGCAGCACCTACCCCAACACTGTCATCTATGTGTCCATGGAGGACCGCAGGAGGAGCAACGTCAGCCTGTTTGCCCCAAACCTGTGCCGCCTCACCTGGGCGCCGATGGGCGATGAGAAGCCTTACACGTACACATGCAGAGTTTACCAAGGCACGAGCTGGAAAGAGAACAGCATGGCTGTGCATCACC GGAATCTACCAATCTGCTCAGCAATCAGCGTGATGTTTGAATCCGCACCGTGGTTTTTGTCAGCGGTGCTGTTGCAGTTCCTATGGCAGTGGGTCTTCTGA
- the f11r.1 gene encoding F11 receptor, tandem duplicate 1 → MFFAWLVSALLFAFAVTVESSFSVTTSNANVQVKENEGVDLTCSYSADFGSNARVEWKFKDLTGSQKYIYYNGKLTTPYSNRVTMFGSNLRFSKVTRVDNGVYDCEVSGVNSQFGEARVKLTVLVPPSPPLCRIPTSVTTGKKVILSCHDKDGSPPPQYKWYRDNVLLPPEPSKISGFQNSTYMLNSANGNLEFSYVRKTDTAQYTCEAFNIAGPPQRCRAVKMEVRDINTGGIVAGVIVALLLLVLLALGIWYAHKKGYLPRMNER, encoded by the exons ATGTTTTTCGCATGGTTGGTTTCGGCGCTCTTGTTCGCGTTCGCAGTTACAG TTGAAAGTAGCTTTTCAGTGACCACTTCTAATGCAAATGTGCAAGTAAAAGAAAATGAAG GGGTTGACCTTACATGCTCTTACTCGGCGGACTTTGGTTCAAATGCCAGGGTGGAGTGGAAATTCAAAGACCTCACAGGGTCACAGAAGTATATCTATTATAACGGGAAACTCACAA CCCCGTATTCCAACCGTGTGACGATGTTTGGCAGCAATCTGAGATTCAGCAAAGTGACCCGTGTGGATAACGGAGTGTATGACTGTGAGGTGTCTGGTGTCAATAGCCAGTTTGGGGAGGCCAGAGTGAAGCTCACAGTTCTTG TGCCTCCGTCACCACCCTTGTGCAGGATCCCCACTTCAGTGACAACTGGCAAGAAGGTCATCCTGTCCTGCCACGATAAAGATGGTTCCCCTCCACCTCAATACAAGTGGTACCGAGACAACGTACTTCTGCCACCTGAACCCAGCAAGATTTCCGGCTTCCAGAATAGTACCTACATGCTGAACTCTGCAAATGGCAACTTG GAGTTTTCCTATGTCAGAAAGACGGATACAGCTCAGTACACCTGTGAGGCGTTCAACATTGCTGGTCCTCCACAGCGCTGTCGAGCTGTGAAAATGGAAGTCC GTGACATTAACACCGGAGGCATTGTTGCTGGGGTAATCGTGGCTCTGCTGTTGCTCGTCCTGCTCGCTCTGGGAATTTGGTATGCTCACAAGAAGGGATACCTGCCCC gaatgaatgaaaggtaA
- the ubash3ba gene encoding ubiquitin-associated and SH3 domain-containing protein B, with protein sequence MAAKEELYAKVTPRRQRQTRAGTVKHGSTLDVLLSMGFPKTRALKALVSTGGKNVQAACDWLFSHVDDPFLDDPLPREYVLYLRPSGPLLQQLSVFWQQSRLSCGKNKAHNIFPHITLCQFFMCADAKVEALSDALQTCVAKWKGHIPMPLPLELYTSSTFIGLFVEEQVAEVLKSFAADFAKEAETKADVHVEHHKKQLHVTLAYHFQGSHLPVLEKLAKNVDVSSGCDWLAVLFSRDIRFANHETLQVMYPYAPQNDDELELVPGDFIFMSPMEQSSASEGWVYGTSLGTGLSGLLPENYVNRADESDTWVVHGSHSILNYPSSSTAGTTLGGLLFDEQHTESLLDSLLDPPNLGSLGPPVQVTRTPGQSSLSKMRLFVCRHGERMDVVFGKHWVTQCFDAKGRYIRSNLNMPSSLPPRSGGHRDYDKDCPITVFGSSQARLVGEALLESHTTIDFVYCSPSLRCVQTAQHILQGLQQEGKTKIRVEPGLFEWTKWVSGTCLPTWIPPTELAAANLSVDTTYRPHVPVNKLVVSESYDTYISRSFQVTREILSECKNLGNKVLIVAHASSLEACTRQIQGLSPQNSKDFVQVVRKIPYLGFCACEEMGETGVWQLVDPPILPLTHGPNHSFNWREMLMPD encoded by the exons ATGGCAGCGAAAGAGGAACTCTACGCCAAAGTGACCCCGCGGAGACAGCGCCAGACCCGCGCAGGCACCGTCAAACATGGGTCAACTTTGGACGTGCTGCTGTCCATGGGCTTCCCTAAAACCAGGGC CTTGAAAGCTTTGGTTTCGACAGGAGGGAAAAACGTCCAGGCAGCTTGCGACTG gcTCTTTTCCCATGTGGACGACCCTTTCCTGGACGACCCTCTGCCCAGGGAATATGTGTTGTATCTGCGACCCAGTGGTCCACTGCTGCAGCAGCTCTCGGTTTTCTGGCAGCAATCTCGCCTCTCGTGTGGCAAAAACAAGGCACACAACATCTTTCCCCACATCACCCTCTGCCAGTTTTTCATG TGTGCCGATGCAAAGGTGGAGGCACTGTCAGATGCCCTCCAAACCTGTGTGGCAAAGTGGAAAGGTCATATACCCATGCCCCTTCCACTGGAGCTGTacacttcctccacctttaTTGGGCTCTTTGTGGAGGAGCAGGTGGCGGAGGTGCTGAAGAGTTTTGCGGCCGATTTTGCAAAAGAAGCGGAAACTAAAGCAG ATGTGCACGTTGAGCATCATAAGAAGCAACTGCATGTCACATTGGCATACCACTTCCAAGGCAGCCATCTTCCAGTCTTGGAAAAGTTGGCCAAAAACGTGGACGTGTCATCAggctgcgactggctggctGTGCTCTTCTCCCGGGATATTCGCTTTGCTAATCATGAG ACACTGCAAGTCATGTATCCCTATgcgcctcaaaatgatgacgAGCTCGAACTGGTGCCTGGAGACTTCATCTTCATGTCACCTATGGAGCAAAGCAGTGCCAGTGAGGGCTGGGTGTACGGCACGTCCCTGGGCACGGGGCTGTCCGGCCTGCTGCCTGAAAACTACGTCAACCGCGCCGATGAGTCTGACACCTGGGTTGTTCATGG GTCTCATTCTATTCTCAACTACCCCTCCTCGTCCACCGCTGGCACCACCCTAGGCGGGTTACTGTTTGATGAACAGCACACCGAGAGTCTCCTTGACAGTCTGTTGGATCCTCCCAACCTCGGTAGCCTCGGTCCTCCCGTGCAG GTGACGCGGACACCCGGTCAGTCCTCTTTGTCCAAGATGAGATTGTTTGTGTGTCGACACGGGGAGAGGATGGATGTTGTGTTTGGGAAACACTGGGTAACTCAGTGCTTTGATGCCAAAG GCAGATACATTCGCTCAAATCTCAACATGCCATCCAGCCTGCCACCCAGGAGTGGCGGTCACAGGGATTATGATAAAGATTGTCCAATTACCGTGTTTGGCTCCTCGCAAGCCCGTCTTGTAG GTGAAGCCTTGTTGGAAAGCCACACCACAATAGACTTTGTTTATTGCTCTCCTTCGCTTCGCTGCGTTCAGACCGCTCAACACATTCTGCAGG GTCTCCAACAGGAGGGAAAGACCAAAATCCGTGTGGAGCCTGGACTTTTTGAATGGACGAAGTGGGTTTCAGGCACCTGTTTACCCACCTGGATCCCCCCAACAGAGCTGGCTGCTGCTAACTTGAGTGTGGACACAACATACAG ACCTCACGTTCCCGTTAACAAGCTAGTCGTTTCCGAGTCTTATGACACCTACATCAGCCGGAGCTTCCAAGTGACTCGAGAAATCCTGTCAGAGTGCAAAAATCTAG GAAACAAGGTCTTGATTGTGGCCCATGCTTCCTCTCTGGAGGCCTGCACTCGCCAGATCCAAGGACTCAGCCCACAAAACTCCAAGGACTTTGTGCAAGTAGTGCGAAAG ATTCCCTACTTGGGATTTTGTGCTTGTGAAGAAATGGGCGAGACGGGGGTGTGGCAGCTGGTTGACCCCCCCATCCTGCCTTTGACACATGGACCCAATCACAGCTTCAACTGGAGGGAAATGCTAATGCCAGACTGA